In Flavobacterium sp. WV_118_3, one DNA window encodes the following:
- a CDS encoding ImmA/IrrE family metallo-endopeptidase: MNTTQKGNDFENRVFFLINDLLEKDEFTVPGKRSRIHQKKGYYSENRKNEIITDISIETFLPGATEYSILNIIECKFLNKNVAIDDIEEFDSKLNQIGRHNSKGFIVSNKGFAKTTINFAKSLKIGLLKIKSNNEFEWINYRKKYETIDFENDETEPFLAKVGNKICNNIADFLLAIKAIDFYNQKDKFLTVKFLTADYIKSIADRILKYDVTNYGVLDTKKLIQFINEKYLIEIQFERLYPIMGKVEFDPLKIVIDTTLDEHRQRFTLCHEIGHLVLHKKIFENKIKKKEDSEYTLSLNNTITDLITRRIEIQANIFASYLLLPSEHFQLEVFKFFIKNNISKNYIHLDKQPINQLLATQLISEMSNKFNASQEAVRLRLIDTNLLKDTTRFSYRSLLEHSKI, from the coding sequence ATGAATACGACACAGAAAGGAAATGATTTTGAGAATAGAGTATTTTTTTTAATAAATGACTTATTAGAAAAAGATGAGTTTACAGTACCTGGAAAACGAAGCCGTATTCATCAGAAAAAAGGATACTATTCAGAAAATAGAAAAAATGAAATCATAACCGATATCTCAATAGAAACTTTTCTTCCTGGCGCTACTGAATATTCAATATTGAATATTATTGAATGTAAATTCTTAAATAAGAATGTCGCAATTGATGATATTGAAGAATTTGATTCAAAGCTTAACCAAATAGGGAGACATAATTCTAAAGGTTTTATAGTTTCAAATAAAGGCTTTGCTAAAACTACAATTAATTTCGCAAAATCACTAAAGATTGGTTTACTCAAAATCAAAAGCAATAACGAATTTGAATGGATTAACTATCGCAAAAAGTATGAGACAATTGATTTTGAAAATGATGAAACTGAACCTTTTTTAGCAAAAGTCGGAAACAAGATATGCAATAACATTGCTGATTTTTTACTTGCAATTAAGGCAATCGACTTTTACAATCAGAAAGATAAATTTTTAACTGTAAAATTTTTGACTGCTGATTATATTAAATCTATAGCTGACAGAATACTAAAATATGATGTCACAAACTATGGTGTACTTGATACTAAAAAGTTGATACAATTTATCAATGAAAAATATTTGATTGAAATTCAATTTGAAAGACTTTATCCAATTATGGGAAAAGTTGAATTTGACCCATTAAAAATAGTCATTGATACCACACTAGATGAGCACAGACAGAGATTTACATTATGTCATGAAATCGGACATTTAGTTTTACATAAAAAAATATTTGAAAATAAAATTAAAAAAAAGGAAGACAGTGAATACACATTGTCACTGAACAATACAATCACAGATTTAATTACACGTAGAATTGAGATTCAGGCTAATATTTTTGCTAGCTATTTATTATTACCATCTGAACACTTTCAACTCGAAGTTTTTAAGTTTTTTATTAAAAACAATATTTCTAAAAATTACATTCACTTAGACAAACAACCCATTAATCAATTATTGGCTACCCAGTTAATTTCTGAAATGAGTAATAAATTTAACGCATCACAAGAAGCTGTTAGATTACGACTAATCGACACTAATTTACTAAAAGACACAACAAGGTTTTCTTATAGAAGTTTATTAGAACACTCTAAAATCTAG
- the trxB gene encoding thioredoxin-disulfide reductase: MSDTIEKVKCLIIGSGPAGYTAAIYAARANMNPVLYQGTQPGGQLTTTNEVENFPGYPDGVTGPEMMVQLQEQAKRFGTDVRDGWATKVDFSGPIHKVWINDTKEIHCETVIISTGASAKYLGLPSEQKYLQLGGGVSACAVCDGFFYRNQDVIIVGAGDSACEEAHYLSKLCRKVTMLVRSEKFRASRIMEDRVRKTENIEILLNTETDEVIGDGQVVTAVRVKNRTTGELKEIPVTGFFVAIGHQPNTDIFKDYISLDETGYIINEPGTSKTNVPGVFVAGDAADHVYRQAITAAGTGCMAALDAERYLASQE; this comes from the coding sequence ATGTCAGATACCATTGAAAAAGTAAAATGTTTGATTATTGGTTCGGGACCTGCAGGCTATACTGCAGCGATTTACGCAGCCAGAGCAAACATGAATCCGGTGCTATACCAGGGAACACAACCGGGCGGACAATTAACAACAACAAACGAGGTAGAGAACTTTCCGGGTTATCCGGATGGCGTAACCGGACCGGAAATGATGGTGCAGTTACAGGAACAAGCCAAACGTTTTGGAACCGATGTTAGAGATGGATGGGCTACAAAAGTGGACTTTTCCGGGCCAATACATAAAGTTTGGATCAACGATACAAAAGAAATCCACTGCGAGACTGTAATTATCAGTACTGGTGCTTCTGCAAAATATTTAGGGCTACCTTCCGAACAAAAATACCTGCAATTGGGTGGTGGTGTTTCGGCTTGTGCGGTTTGTGACGGATTTTTCTACCGTAATCAGGATGTGATTATCGTAGGAGCGGGAGATAGTGCCTGTGAAGAAGCACACTACTTGTCTAAATTGTGTCGTAAAGTGACGATGTTGGTACGTAGCGAGAAATTCCGCGCGTCTCGTATCATGGAAGATCGCGTTCGTAAAACCGAAAACATTGAAATCTTGTTAAATACCGAAACCGATGAGGTAATTGGCGACGGACAAGTGGTTACGGCAGTACGCGTAAAAAACAGAACGACTGGTGAATTAAAAGAAATTCCGGTTACCGGATTTTTCGTAGCAATTGGTCACCAACCGAATACCGATATTTTTAAAGATTATATTTCGTTGGACGAAACCGGATATATCATCAATGAACCGGGAACGTCTAAAACCAATGTACCGGGTGTTTTTGTTGCCGGTGATGCAGCCGATCATGTATACCGTCAGGCAATTACTGCCGCTGGAACTGGATGTATGGCCGCTTTGGATGCCGAAAGATACCTGGCTTCACAAGAGTAA
- a CDS encoding DUF2807 domain-containing protein yields MKKTILLFALLLTATLTFAQKKEKLKGSKIVTVTQKDVEKFESLEFEDNLEVFLVKGDKQALEIEADDNLHESIKAEMYGSTLRVYTDKDISNAKKLSVRVTYTNDLKMISAKNETKLNALADLQLDNITVKNFDYSKSFLNVKSSSFTILLNDKSKAELNVKAEFAAFELSKNADLKVLVAAAESKIDLYQKSTATIEGDSGISKIRLDNNATLNAKKFSVTDMELITESYTTCTVNALKTISIFATGKSEIQLFGAPKVDMKNFADNATLYKKQQ; encoded by the coding sequence ATGAAAAAAACGATTTTATTATTTGCCCTATTGCTTACAGCAACGCTTACATTTGCTCAGAAAAAAGAAAAACTAAAAGGTTCTAAAATTGTAACCGTTACGCAGAAAGATGTTGAAAAATTTGAAAGCCTGGAATTTGAAGACAATCTTGAAGTATTTCTGGTAAAAGGAGACAAACAGGCGTTGGAAATTGAAGCCGACGACAACCTTCACGAATCCATCAAAGCCGAGATGTACGGCAGTACCCTACGTGTTTACACCGACAAAGACATTTCGAATGCCAAAAAACTAAGCGTTCGCGTTACCTATACCAATGATTTAAAAATGATTTCGGCTAAAAATGAAACCAAACTAAACGCTTTGGCCGATTTACAGCTGGACAATATCACCGTAAAGAATTTCGATTATTCAAAATCCTTTTTAAATGTAAAATCATCCTCTTTTACGATTTTGCTTAACGACAAAAGTAAAGCCGAATTAAATGTAAAAGCCGAGTTTGCCGCATTTGAATTGAGTAAAAATGCCGATTTAAAGGTTTTAGTTGCCGCTGCAGAGTCCAAAATTGACTTGTATCAGAAATCCACCGCAACGATCGAAGGTGATTCCGGTATTTCTAAAATCCGATTGGATAATAACGCAACCTTAAACGCGAAGAAATTTTCGGTAACCGATATGGAACTGATCACCGAATCGTATACCACGTGTACGGTAAATGCGCTTAAAACGATTAGCATCTTTGCCACCGGAAAATCCGAAATTCAGTTATTCGGGGCACCAAAAGTCGACATGAAAAATTTTGCCGATAACGCGACTTTATATAAGAAACAACAATAA
- a CDS encoding head GIN domain-containing protein translates to MIKLAVHFAKVVIAAAAALLFGSCNNINIPNFEKVDGDGHVTTQTRNISSNFTSITASRGLEIVLVQAPETKVTVKADSNLQNHIKTEVIEGELRITSDVNIRNAESKTVYVALPKLDSFQASSGVSVSSSNMLRNNTIAFSSSSGSSIDVKVNAETISCESSSGSEIKIAGKASRLETDSSSGSSIVADNLTVKDATADASSGSSIVLNATQSLTAEASSGSSVSYIGSPSLLKKKVSSGGSVSPY, encoded by the coding sequence ATGATCAAACTAGCTGTTCATTTTGCAAAAGTAGTAATTGCTGCAGCGGCAGCCTTATTATTCGGTTCCTGTAACAATATCAACATACCCAACTTCGAAAAAGTTGACGGTGATGGCCATGTAACAACACAAACGCGAAACATCTCCTCAAATTTCACCTCCATTACGGCTTCACGCGGATTGGAAATTGTACTGGTACAGGCTCCGGAAACGAAAGTAACCGTTAAAGCCGACAGTAATTTACAAAACCATATCAAAACAGAAGTTATTGAAGGAGAACTTCGCATTACTTCGGATGTAAACATCCGAAACGCAGAATCCAAAACCGTCTATGTAGCCCTTCCGAAACTGGATTCCTTTCAGGCATCGAGTGGTGTAAGTGTGAGCAGTAGCAATATGCTACGCAACAACACCATTGCATTTTCATCCAGTAGCGGTAGCAGTATCGACGTAAAAGTAAATGCCGAAACCATCAGTTGCGAAAGTAGCAGTGGTAGCGAAATAAAAATCGCTGGAAAAGCAAGTCGACTGGAAACGGATTCTTCCAGCGGCAGCAGTATCGTTGCAGACAATCTTACCGTAAAAGATGCTACCGCAGATGCCTCCAGCGGCAGCAGTATTGTACTCAATGCTACGCAAAGTCTTACTGCTGAAGCAAGCAGTGGCAGTTCGGTTTCCTATATCGGAAGTCCGAGTCTTCTAAAAAAGAAAGTCTCATCCGGTGGTAGTGTGTCGCCTTACTAA
- a CDS encoding PspC domain-containing protein, which produces MNKTVSINLGGFFFHIDEDAFQKLNRYFDAIKRSLSPDGRDEIMNDIESRIAELLSEKLSSDKQVVSLTEIDQVIAVMGQPEDYRLEDDTDNPKQTYTTYSSNGSKKLYRDKEKGMLGGVAAGFGHYIGLDPLWLRIILILLTLAGFGAGIVAYIILWILVPEAKSTAEKLEMTGEPITISNIEKKVREGFGEITDKINNLDHQKIADEAKSGATKVATTIEDVFLVIFKVFAKVIGAIIVIFSLMGLIGIVVTSFMMIFTAAIPNSPFFDFMNAFNYTDMPMWLLGLLAFLSIGIPLFFFFLLGLKILVNNLRSIGNVAKFTLLGIWIISLIMLIYLGIRQATEVGFEGKVVEKKNIDLTVNDTLHIKMRFNDYFSKTADSDTEFRFAQDSAQNEVIYSNNIEVHILRTSEAPYVQIEKVAGGHSLSDARKRAEKIKYNFEIKNSTLFLDNYLLTGIANKYRNQKVKVYLYLPEGTIIHPGENVDDYLENNYSNYYLQGGNDQYHYRVEKEELKCLDCPPEENEEWNEGDIDSTNTTTTITINGKGVQVKENSKKEITKSVEGVELQKDKIIINTK; this is translated from the coding sequence ATGAACAAAACAGTAAGTATAAATTTAGGAGGTTTTTTCTTTCATATAGATGAAGATGCCTTTCAGAAATTGAACCGATACTTCGATGCAATCAAGCGCTCCTTATCCCCTGATGGCCGGGACGAAATCATGAATGACATCGAAAGTAGAATTGCAGAACTTTTGTCGGAGAAACTTTCGAGCGACAAACAAGTAGTAAGTCTAACCGAGATCGATCAGGTTATCGCCGTAATGGGTCAGCCGGAAGATTACCGACTGGAAGACGACACCGATAACCCAAAACAAACCTATACGACCTATTCTTCCAACGGATCCAAAAAGCTATACCGTGACAAAGAAAAAGGAATGCTGGGCGGTGTAGCTGCTGGTTTCGGACACTACATCGGACTGGATCCACTTTGGTTACGAATCATTCTGATCTTATTAACATTGGCCGGATTTGGAGCCGGAATTGTAGCCTATATCATTTTATGGATCCTGGTTCCGGAGGCAAAATCAACGGCAGAGAAACTGGAAATGACCGGAGAGCCGATCACGATATCGAATATCGAAAAGAAGGTTCGTGAAGGCTTTGGGGAAATTACCGACAAGATCAACAATCTTGATCATCAAAAAATAGCCGATGAAGCCAAAAGCGGCGCTACCAAAGTAGCTACCACTATAGAAGATGTTTTCCTGGTAATTTTTAAAGTATTTGCCAAAGTAATCGGAGCCATCATCGTGATCTTTTCCCTAATGGGATTAATCGGAATCGTGGTCACCTCCTTTATGATGATTTTTACCGCAGCGATACCCAACTCTCCTTTCTTTGACTTTATGAATGCGTTTAACTATACCGATATGCCGATGTGGTTATTGGGTCTGTTAGCCTTTTTAAGCATTGGAATCCCGTTATTTTTCTTCTTCCTGTTAGGATTAAAAATTCTGGTAAATAACCTGCGTTCTATTGGAAATGTAGCGAAATTCACCTTATTGGGCATCTGGATTATTTCCTTGATCATGTTGATCTATTTAGGAATCCGTCAGGCGACAGAAGTTGGTTTTGAAGGCAAAGTAGTCGAAAAAAAGAATATCGATTTAACCGTTAATGACACCTTACATATTAAGATGCGTTTTAATGATTATTTCTCCAAAACAGCCGATAGCGACACCGAATTCCGCTTTGCACAGGATTCGGCACAAAACGAAGTCATTTATTCCAACAATATTGAAGTACATATACTAAGAACGTCAGAAGCACCTTATGTTCAAATTGAAAAAGTAGCCGGAGGACATTCGTTATCCGATGCGCGTAAAAGAGCTGAAAAAATCAAATATAACTTTGAAATTAAAAACAGTACCTTATTCTTAGACAACTATTTACTGACCGGAATCGCGAATAAATACCGTAATCAAAAAGTTAAAGTATACCTATATCTTCCGGAAGGTACCATTATTCATCCGGGTGAAAATGTAGACGATTATCTGGAAAACAATTATTCGAATTATTACCTGCAAGGTGGTAATGATCAATACCACTACCGTGTTGAAAAAGAAGAATTAAAATGTTTGGATTGTCCGCCAGAAGAAAATGAAGAATGGAATGAAGGTGATATTGACAGTACCAATACCACAACAACCATCACTATTAACGGTAAAGGCGTTCAGGTAAAAGAAAATTCTAAAAAAGAAATCACCAAAAGTGTTGAAGGCGTTGAATTACAAAAAGACAAAATCATCATCAACACCAAATAA
- a CDS encoding PadR family transcriptional regulator, whose amino-acid sequence MNIENTKAQMRKGILEFCILSVIKEKDAYTSEILDTLKNAKLLVVEGTVYPLLTRLKNDGLLNYRWEESTSGPPRKYYSLTEEGHEFLKELNSTWTELSDAVTIITSQNQ is encoded by the coding sequence ATGAACATTGAGAACACTAAAGCTCAGATGCGCAAAGGAATACTGGAATTCTGCATCCTCTCCGTGATCAAGGAAAAAGATGCGTATACATCCGAAATTCTGGACACCTTAAAAAACGCAAAACTACTCGTAGTGGAAGGCACCGTATACCCTTTGTTGACCCGGTTAAAAAACGACGGATTATTAAATTACCGTTGGGAAGAATCGACCTCCGGACCACCGAGAAAATACTATAGCCTAACCGAAGAAGGACACGAATTTTTAAAAGAATTAAATAGTACCTGGACAGAACTATCTGATGCAGTAACCATTATAACCAGCCAAAACCAATAG
- a CDS encoding DUF4870 domain-containing protein produces MNTTTNEKNTATIMHLSTLSQYFIPFGNYFFPILIWAFKKEKSEFVDYNGKQTLNFQLSMLLYSLILLLISVPVLLYTIFKNISFSNFDGSDLIIREMSTANISGIVIVAVVAILLFCFLKVMEFFLVIYAAVKSSNGQKYQYPLSINFLR; encoded by the coding sequence ATGAACACAACAACTAACGAAAAGAACACTGCGACGATCATGCATCTAAGCACCTTAAGTCAGTATTTTATTCCATTCGGGAATTATTTTTTCCCGATATTAATCTGGGCTTTTAAAAAAGAAAAATCCGAATTTGTGGATTACAATGGTAAACAAACCCTTAATTTCCAATTAAGCATGTTATTGTATTCTTTAATTCTATTGTTAATATCGGTACCGGTATTACTCTACACGATTTTTAAAAACATTTCATTTAGCAATTTTGACGGTAGCGACCTCATCATCCGCGAAATGTCGACCGCTAATATTTCGGGAATCGTAATTGTAGCCGTAGTTGCCATCCTCCTGTTCTGCTTTTTAAAAGTAATGGAGTTTTTTCTGGTGATTTATGCCGCGGTAAAAAGCAGTAACGGGCAGAAATACCAGTATCCATTAAGCATCAACTTTTTACGATAA
- a CDS encoding DUF4442 domain-containing protein codes for MKFTPSKLNTFLFFKLPSAFWSGVRVRKISETSCEVTVKHRWFNQNPFNSMYFAVQAMAAELTTGALVMYQIQLSGKKISMLVANNKGNFSKKARGRITFVCNDGHLIEEAIKNTIATGEGQTFWMKSIGRDEKGDQVSEMEFEWSVRIK; via the coding sequence ATGAAATTTACACCTTCAAAATTAAACACCTTCTTATTCTTTAAGTTACCGTCTGCTTTTTGGAGTGGCGTACGTGTTCGGAAAATATCGGAGACTTCCTGCGAAGTAACGGTTAAGCACCGTTGGTTTAATCAAAATCCGTTTAATTCGATGTATTTTGCCGTTCAGGCAATGGCAGCCGAATTGACTACCGGTGCTTTGGTGATGTACCAGATTCAGCTTAGCGGAAAAAAGATTTCGATGCTTGTTGCGAATAATAAAGGTAATTTTTCAAAAAAAGCACGAGGCCGGATTACGTTTGTTTGTAACGATGGTCATCTGATCGAAGAGGCAATTAAAAATACCATTGCTACCGGCGAAGGGCAAACCTTCTGGATGAAATCGATCGGAAGAGACGAAAAAGGAGACCAGGTATCGGAAATGGAGTTTGAATGGAGTGTACGGATTAAGTAA
- a CDS encoding TIGR01777 family oxidoreductase, which produces MKVLITGATGLVGKELVALLLQNGIAIHYLTTSRKKIEKESCYHGFFWNPEQGIIDENCLLGVDVIVHLAGASISKRWTSAYKEEIIESRILSSNLLYKVLKENPNQVRQIISASAIGIYPDSQTMLYSEESKEVSDTFLGNVVFKWEDAVDQFRRLNINVCKLRFGLVLSDQGGVLMEMLKPVKMGMASGFGSGKQFQSWIHIHDLADMIYFAMENNWNGVFNAVAPNPVTSQEMIKAIADAVNKEVILPNAPRFIMKLILGDMHILLFESQKVSAQKALDNGFQFKYKFLDKALDNLLRP; this is translated from the coding sequence ATGAAAGTATTAATTACAGGAGCTACCGGTTTAGTAGGTAAGGAATTGGTTGCGTTGCTGTTGCAAAATGGTATTGCGATTCATTATCTCACTACTTCCCGGAAGAAAATTGAAAAAGAATCCTGTTACCACGGGTTTTTCTGGAATCCGGAACAGGGTATTATAGATGAAAACTGCTTGTTGGGAGTGGATGTGATCGTACATCTGGCGGGCGCTTCCATTTCAAAACGATGGACTTCGGCCTATAAAGAAGAAATTATTGAAAGCCGGATTTTGTCGTCCAATCTTTTGTATAAAGTACTCAAAGAAAACCCAAATCAGGTCCGACAAATTATCAGCGCTTCCGCTATCGGAATTTATCCGGATAGCCAAACCATGCTATATAGTGAAGAATCGAAAGAAGTAAGTGATACGTTTCTTGGAAATGTAGTGTTCAAATGGGAAGATGCTGTCGATCAATTCCGTCGACTCAATATAAATGTATGCAAACTCCGTTTTGGATTGGTGTTGTCCGATCAGGGCGGTGTTTTAATGGAAATGCTTAAACCTGTAAAAATGGGAATGGCGTCCGGTTTTGGTTCCGGTAAACAATTTCAGTCCTGGATTCATATTCACGATCTGGCCGATATGATTTATTTTGCAATGGAAAACAACTGGAATGGTGTTTTTAATGCCGTTGCGCCCAATCCCGTAACGAGTCAGGAAATGATAAAAGCAATCGCCGACGCGGTAAATAAAGAGGTGATTCTGCCGAATGCACCTCGTTTTATAATGAAACTCATTCTGGGGGATATGCATATATTGCTGTTCGAAAGTCAGAAGGTGAGTGCGCAAAAAGCGCTGGATAATGGATTTCAGTTTAAATACAAATTCCTCGATAAAGCATTGGACAATCTGTTACGACCATAA
- a CDS encoding YceI family protein: MKKGILSLFVLATLSLASCKKETTNEAEIKETVEAPVTSNEAVKFNVDAKASSINWVGSKPTGKHTGTINIKNGELYAKDGVIETGKVFIDMTSIAVTDLKGDEKTSLEGHLKGLGKESDVDHFFNTKKYPEAVFEITKVSEEAGKKMVEGNLTLKDITKSVKFPATITADANGISIESEPFTINRTLWNVNYGSKSVFDNLGDKFINDDIELKVSVKATK; encoded by the coding sequence ATGAAAAAAGGCATTTTAAGTTTATTTGTTTTAGCGACTTTATCACTGGCTTCCTGTAAAAAAGAAACGACCAATGAAGCAGAGATTAAAGAAACGGTAGAAGCTCCTGTTACGTCAAACGAAGCCGTAAAGTTTAATGTCGATGCCAAAGCATCTTCCATCAACTGGGTAGGTAGCAAACCAACCGGAAAACATACCGGAACGATCAACATTAAAAATGGTGAACTATATGCCAAAGATGGTGTTATTGAAACCGGAAAGGTTTTTATCGACATGACATCAATTGCCGTAACCGATTTAAAAGGTGACGAAAAAACAAGTTTGGAAGGTCATTTAAAAGGTCTTGGAAAAGAAAGCGATGTGGATCATTTCTTTAACACCAAAAAATATCCGGAAGCGGTATTTGAAATTACCAAAGTAAGCGAAGAAGCCGGAAAGAAAATGGTTGAAGGTAACCTGACGTTAAAAGACATCACGAAAAGTGTGAAATTCCCGGCTACTATTACTGCCGATGCCAACGGTATCAGCATCGAAAGTGAGCCTTTTACAATAAACCGAACATTATGGAATGTAAATTATGGATCCAAATCTGTATTTGACAATTTAGGAGACAAATTTATCAATGACGATATCGAATTAAAAGTTAGCGTAAAAGCAACAAAATAA
- a CDS encoding nucleotide exchange factor GrpE, whose translation MFKKIFKNMSQDNTENIEKQTAQGENTAENQAIPQPELTVEEQLQEEIAKEKDKFLRLFAEFENYKKRTSKERLELFKTANQEVLQAMLPVLDDFDRALPEIAKNLGDENLTKGVTLIYDKLKSTLVSKGLEEVELKAGDAFDADYAEAITLIPAPSEELKGKIVDVIEKGYKLGDKIIRFPKVVVGQ comes from the coding sequence ATGTTCAAGAAAATATTTAAAAATATGAGCCAGGACAATACTGAAAACATAGAGAAACAAACAGCACAAGGTGAGAATACAGCAGAAAATCAGGCGATTCCACAACCGGAACTTACTGTTGAAGAACAATTGCAGGAAGAAATAGCGAAAGAAAAAGACAAATTCCTACGATTGTTTGCGGAGTTTGAAAATTATAAAAAACGAACTTCAAAAGAACGATTGGAGCTGTTTAAAACGGCTAATCAGGAAGTTTTACAGGCAATGTTGCCGGTATTGGACGATTTTGACAGAGCTTTGCCGGAAATCGCAAAAAACCTTGGTGACGAAAACCTGACAAAAGGAGTGACGCTGATTTATGATAAGTTAAAATCGACATTAGTGTCGAAAGGCCTTGAAGAAGTAGAACTTAAAGCAGGTGATGCTTTTGATGCGGATTATGCAGAAGCCATTACCCTGATTCCGGCACCGTCGGAAGAATTAAAAGGGAAAATTGTGGATGTTATCGAAAAAGGATACAAACTTGGCGACAAAATTATCCGTTTTCCAAAAGTAGTGGTAGGACAATAA
- the dnaJ gene encoding molecular chaperone DnaJ: MKKDFYEILGIDKSASPEQIKKAYRKKAIEYHPDKNPGDKEAEEKFKLAAEAYEVLSDPDKKARYDQYGHAAFDGAGGFGGGGHMNMDDIFSQFGDIFGSAFGGGFGGFSGGFGGGGGQRRMKGSNLRIKVKLTLEEIANGVEKKVKVKRKVQAQGVTYKTCPTCNGSGQVTKVTNTILGRMQTSSPCHTCSGSGQIIDSKPSNADAQGMIMEDETVSIKIPAGVVDGMQLKVAGKGNDAPGGNSVPGDLIVAIEEVEHEKLKREGENLHYDLYISFPEAALGTSKDIDTVNGKVRIKLEEGIQSGKILRLKGKGIPSLNSYGSGDLLVHVNVWTPKTLNKEQKQFFEKMLEDEHFVPKPEKSDKSFFEKVKDMFS, translated from the coding sequence ATGAAAAAAGATTTTTACGAAATATTAGGTATTGATAAAAGCGCTTCTCCGGAGCAAATTAAAAAAGCGTACCGAAAAAAAGCGATCGAATATCATCCTGATAAAAATCCGGGCGATAAAGAAGCAGAGGAAAAATTCAAACTGGCTGCCGAAGCGTATGAAGTACTAAGTGATCCTGACAAAAAAGCACGTTATGATCAGTATGGTCATGCGGCCTTTGACGGTGCCGGTGGATTTGGTGGTGGCGGACATATGAATATGGACGACATATTTAGTCAGTTCGGGGATATTTTCGGAAGCGCTTTCGGTGGCGGATTCGGCGGTTTTAGCGGCGGATTCGGTGGCGGTGGCGGACAACGTCGTATGAAAGGGAGTAACCTGCGTATCAAAGTGAAATTAACACTGGAAGAAATCGCAAACGGCGTTGAGAAAAAAGTCAAAGTGAAACGTAAAGTTCAGGCGCAAGGCGTAACCTATAAAACCTGTCCAACCTGTAACGGTTCGGGTCAGGTGACGAAAGTGACCAATACGATTCTGGGCCGAATGCAAACCTCTTCTCCATGTCATACCTGTAGTGGTAGCGGACAAATAATCGATAGTAAACCGTCTAATGCCGATGCACAGGGAATGATTATGGAAGACGAAACAGTATCGATCAAAATTCCGGCCGGAGTAGTAGACGGTATGCAGTTAAAAGTAGCCGGAAAAGGAAACGATGCACCAGGCGGAAACAGCGTTCCGGGCGATTTGATCGTGGCTATCGAAGAGGTGGAGCACGAAAAATTAAAGCGTGAAGGCGAAAACCTGCACTACGATTTGTATATCAGTTTTCCGGAAGCCGCTTTGGGAACCTCAAAAGATATCGATACGGTAAACGGAAAAGTACGTATCAAACTGGAGGAAGGAATACAATCCGGTAAAATCCTCCGATTAAAAGGTAAAGGAATTCCAAGTCTGAACAGTTACGGTAGTGGTGATTTACTGGTACATGTTAATGTATGGACACCGAAAACACTGAACAAAGAACAGAAACAGTTTTTTGAGAAAATGTTGGAAGACGAACACTTTGTCCCGAAACCGGAAAAATCGGATAAATCATTTTTTGAAAAAGTTAAGGACATGTTTTCATAA